A genome region from Neptunomonas japonica JAMM 1380 includes the following:
- a CDS encoding MmcQ/YjbR family DNA-binding protein — translation MNTAQLKSYCQSFAGATEQEGKHPSNILSFSVGQKKYAYFKTSEPEIWRFSVRVTPERFLELTDQAGIKPARYMHRFHWVTIINAQTMDEEYLKQLVLWSYQKAMSGLPKKIQNQWTESE, via the coding sequence ACACTGCTCAGTTAAAAAGCTACTGCCAATCTTTTGCGGGTGCAACTGAGCAAGAAGGCAAGCACCCCTCCAACATTTTGTCCTTCTCGGTTGGGCAAAAGAAGTACGCCTATTTTAAAACAAGTGAGCCTGAAATATGGCGCTTCAGTGTTAGAGTGACACCCGAAAGATTTCTTGAACTCACTGACCAAGCGGGCATAAAGCCCGCCAGATACATGCACCGTTTTCACTGGGTTACTATCATCAATGCACAAACAATGGATGAAGAATACCTGAAACAACTGGTGTTATGGTCTTATCAAAAAGCAATGAGTGGCTTGCCTAAAAAAATACAAAATCAATGGACTGAAAGCGAATGA
- a CDS encoding transglutaminase-like domain-containing protein, producing MNRYLEPSEYIDWLAPEIIAKASHLAEGLSHPEAITRACFEFVRDEIKHSWDYKMDPVTCKASDVLTHETGYCYAKSHLLAALLRANKIPAGLCYQRLTITNDKSPFCLHGLNAVYLEKFGWYRLDARGNKEGVSAQFCPPIEKLAYPIITQGEADLPEIWAQPHPAIIKALSLKSYQEVADNLPDIETLPTDKSRKSIC from the coding sequence ATGAATAGATATTTAGAACCCAGCGAATATATTGACTGGCTAGCACCTGAGATTATTGCCAAAGCTAGCCATTTAGCAGAAGGGCTTAGTCATCCAGAGGCAATTACCAGAGCATGTTTTGAGTTTGTTAGGGATGAAATCAAACACAGCTGGGATTATAAAATGGATCCCGTGACCTGCAAGGCCTCTGATGTTCTTACACACGAAACAGGCTATTGCTATGCCAAGAGTCATTTGCTGGCAGCCTTGCTACGTGCTAATAAGATTCCCGCAGGTTTGTGCTACCAGCGCTTGACCATTACTAATGATAAATCACCCTTTTGTTTGCACGGCCTTAATGCCGTGTATCTTGAGAAATTCGGCTGGTACCGTCTTGATGCAAGAGGCAACAAAGAAGGTGTATCTGCACAGTTTTGTCCACCAATAGAAAAGCTCGCGTATCCCATTATTACTCAAGGTGAAGCTGACCTGCCTGAAATATGGGCCCAGCCTCATCCTGCTATTATTAAAGCGCTCTCATTAAAAAGCTATCAAGAAGTAGCAGACAACCTGCCGGATATAGAGACATTACCTACAGACAAGTCACGCAAGAGCATATGCTGA
- a CDS encoding TAXI family TRAP transporter solute-binding subunit, producing MSLKSKLATTLLSSAVGLSASFGAVAAEQTYVTIGTGGQTGVYYVVGQSICRLVNRGTDEHGIKCTAPSTGGSVANINAIRQGQQDMGMAQSDWQNYALKGTTHKSFEEQGAFKDLRALFAVHNEPFTVVARADAGVESFDDLVGKRVNLQNPGSGTRGTMEVLMDKKGWTRDSFKLAAELKASEQAQALCDNKIDVMIYSVGHPSGAIKEATTSCDAKVIPVTGAIIDKLISENAYYAPATIKGGMYKGSEADVLTFGNAATMVTSAKVDADTVYLVVKSVFDNFARFKKLHPAFANLNPKDMIANGLSAPLHEGAVRYYKEKGWM from the coding sequence ATGTCTCTTAAAAGTAAACTTGCTACTACGCTTCTGTCCTCAGCTGTAGGCCTCTCCGCTTCTTTTGGCGCCGTGGCTGCAGAACAAACCTACGTAACTATCGGTACCGGTGGTCAGACAGGGGTTTATTACGTTGTTGGTCAGTCTATCTGTCGTCTGGTTAACCGTGGAACTGATGAGCACGGCATTAAATGTACTGCACCATCTACTGGCGGCTCTGTTGCTAACATTAATGCTATCCGTCAGGGTCAGCAGGACATGGGAATGGCGCAGTCTGACTGGCAGAACTATGCACTAAAAGGCACAACTCATAAATCATTTGAAGAGCAGGGCGCATTTAAAGATCTACGTGCACTATTCGCGGTTCATAACGAGCCTTTCACCGTTGTAGCTCGTGCAGATGCTGGTGTTGAATCTTTCGATGACCTCGTAGGTAAGCGTGTTAACCTGCAAAACCCAGGTTCTGGTACTCGCGGTACAATGGAAGTTCTGATGGATAAAAAAGGCTGGACGCGTGATTCGTTCAAGCTAGCAGCAGAACTAAAAGCATCAGAGCAGGCTCAGGCACTTTGTGATAACAAAATTGATGTCATGATTTACTCGGTTGGTCACCCATCGGGCGCAATCAAAGAAGCAACGACATCTTGTGACGCTAAAGTGATACCTGTAACTGGCGCTATTATCGACAAGCTTATTTCAGAAAATGCTTACTATGCCCCTGCAACGATTAAAGGCGGCATGTATAAAGGGTCTGAAGCTGACGTACTAACTTTCGGTAATGCTGCCACTATGGTGACATCTGCTAAGGTTGATGCTGATACTGTTTACCTTGTTGTTAAGTCTGTATTTGATAACTTTGCACGCTTTAAAAAGCTACACCCGGCTTTTGCTAACCTAAACCCTAAAGATATGATCGCTAACGGTCTGTCTGCTCCTTTGCATGAAGGTGCGGTTCGTTACTACAAAGAAAAAGGCTGGATGTAA